In the Microcoleus sp. AS-A8 genome, GTATCCCTTTGGAAAGGAACTTTAACCGCAACTGGGCAGGCCGTCTTTTCCGACCCAGGGATGACAAGCTTCGTTAGAAACTAGCATCTTTGTGCTTAAACTACATCGTGCGAAAGGTTAATTTTTGTATGAATGAATTTAATTTTTGTATACCTTATCCAACCAGATACCGATGATCATCAAGGCAATAAAACAGCCAAGTACCACAACCCTAAAAGCTTTGTCTAAGCCAGGACAGCTTTGAGCCACTGTAGTAATAAGCCATTATGCTGTAAGAGAGCATCTTAGGCGCTAGAGAGCAAAGCGAGGCTTTAGGTAACAACGAGGTGCCTAAAGTCCGATAGTTTAGACTCGCTGATCGGCGTCTGCAACCCTATGGCTTGTCATGGCAGTCTTATGCTAGAGCTAAAGCGATTGCGCGGAGCGCAGCGCCAGAGGCGGATCGCTCTCAGCCACATAGCGATGACGCTACCTAGCCCCAGCGTGAACGTGCCTAGAGCATTGTCCCGAGCAGTTTAGACGGTGAGAGTGTGTGGCTAAGCGAATGCCAAAGTGCCTAGCCTAGCTTAAAGCCTAGCTATCCTATTTTCGCTCTTGGCTTAAGGCGCTTGAATCTTACAATTCCCCTTATCTGTGGGAATTTTCTACGGTTAGGCTAGAACAAAATGTAGAGCAAAGCGCCTATCCCTGATCTATCCCAGTCTCCGTACTACCAGTCGAAATCGCCCTCATGCAACTTATGAGCTCAAGTGACAAAATAGACCTGAATTCAACCTAAGGCAGAAAATCAGATTTTGACGACCTTGAGCTTGAAGTCGCTCTTGCCTTTGGGCACGGTCTAAATGATGCGCTCGGATTTAGGTAAACAGAATAAAGTAAACAGAATAAATATGATGTATTGCTTATCTCAGTCCGACTCTCAAGCACCCCAACCTACAGGGGTAAGAGATAGGTTGAGTAACCCAATAACCAGGACTCTGGCAGGAAAGGTGGCTCCAGCAAAACGATGAAAAAGATTTTAATCGTTGACGATGATAGAACGATGCGAACGGTCTTGACTCGCTACCTGGAAAATCGGGGATACCAAGTAGAACAAGTGAGTTCTGGCGCTGACGCTTTAGTGGCTTTTGCCAAAAATCCACCGGATTTGGTCGTTTCTGATGTGATGATGCCAGAAATGGATGGGTTGGAATTTTGCCGCCGTTTGCGAGCTACTCCTTCCGGTCAACTGATGCCATTTATATTTTTGTCGGGGAAGGGAGAATTAGAAGACCGAATTTATGGTCATGAAATCGGAGCCGATGATTATTTAACCAAACCCGTTGACCCTAGAGAGTTAGTCGCTAAAATTGAAGCGCAGCTAGAGCGCACCCGCCGCATCCATTCTGAGATTATCCGGTTAATGCAACTGTCGATGGGTTCACGCCCGACCTCGTCATTCAACCCATCTTCGCTCGTGGAAACCACGGAGATATCCGAGACGATTCCTGAGGAAGTGAGTACACCGAGTCCTTTACCCTTGACACCCGCAGAAGAACGTGTCTTTTGGGAAGTAATTCAAGGATTGACCAACAAACAAATAAGCGATCGCTTATTTATCAGCCCTCGTACCGTTCAGACTCATTTAAGTAGCATCCTCAATAAGCTAGGACTAGAGAATCGCGCTCAACTGATTCGTTTTGCCTACGAACAGGGATATCAAGCGCCTAACGAAGACAAAGACAGTGAACAGGAGGGATGAGGCGATGAACCGTTTTGGGAACTCGGCAGAACCTCGACACAGTCCATATATGCCCCACTACCCATTACCCAAAAAACCGACTGTACCCGTTGAGGGCAAGAATGTGAGTTCCGACCTTCCAACTTTTAGCCCTTACCCGCCACAATTAATATTGCCGCAACCAACAAACAAGCCGCTTCATGACAGACCAAACCACTGCCTCAGTAACAGAAGACTCCGATCGCCCTTTGGGCGGTGCCGTAGGCAATCGCATGGCTGAGCTAATGCACCAGCTTCGGACGAGTTCTGAAAAAAAACAACTTCAGCTCATTGCCGAATTGGCCAGCTTAGGCGAGACTGGCTTAGAAGTCTTAATGGAATTTTTAACAGAGCAACAGTCCACTCCAGCGACTCTAGCTATAGGTCTTGCCTACCAAACGCTATATCAGGTCAATACACCCGACGTAAAAGCCTTTGTGCAAAGCCATTTTCCCACAGGGGTCGTGCCCTTGAATTCTGAGGTTGGGATTGACTATTTGCCTCTACAACAGCAGCTTGTCCTTGCCGATTTTCTCGCCGCTGACCGTCTTACATTAGAAAAACTCTGTGAATTAGCCGGCCCAGCCGCATCTGCACGAAAATGGCTGTACTTTTCTGAGGTAGAAAATTTTCCCATTACCGATTTACAAACCCTGAATAACCTGTGGTACATCCACTCTCAAGGCAAATTTGGATTTACTGTCCAACGGGAGTTGTGGCTGTCGATGGGCAAAAACTGGGAAAAGCTTTGGCCTAAAATCGGTTGGAAGACAGCAAACAATTGGACTCGTTACCCAAACGAGTTTACATGGGATCTCAGTGCTCCTAGAGGTCATCTACCGCTTTCTAATCAACTACGAGGTGTACGGGTTATCGCCTCTCTGCTCTCTCATCCAGCTTGGACTGCCACAAACCAGGGGGTTGGGTAATGGGTGATCACCCAATGGGTTTTGATCATTCCCTGATTGTCCTAAACAGAGAAATCGGTTTTTCTCAGGACTCATGACCACTTGAGTTAGTCTCGAAACAATCTCCATGCCTTCTAATGGTTGTTCTAGACGCCATACGGGAACGTTATCTATATCTATGGCGGATAAAACTTCAGGAACCCTGAGAGCCGCTCAAAGCAATAGGTATGGAGCTTTAAGTTTTTATGACCAATCCGGAGACCCGAATTTTTTGTCGTTTAGATGGTTTGACGCCCGCAGTACGAGAACAAAAACGGCTCACAGCGCTTAGAGAGCTTGGCTTACTCGAAACGGAAACCGTTACTGTTTTTGAGGAAGCGGCTCAAACGGCGGCGCGGCTTGTGGATGCCCCTATTGGCATATTAGGCGTCATGGCGCAAAATCACCTGCACATCAAGGCAGCCGTCGGTTTATCCAGAGTTGGGCTGATGAATCAGTTGGCACAGTCGCGCCTTCTGCCGCGAACTGAAAGCTTTTGCAGCTATGTCGTAGACTCTCATCAAGTTTTAGCGATTCACGATACAGCAACTCATCCCGTCTTTGCCAGTAGTTTGTTAGTTGGACATTACGGTATCCGTGCTTATCTGGGCGCACCGCTATTGACGGCAGATGGGCTATGCTTGGGTACGCTCGCCGTCATGGATTGGGAGCCTCGCTGCTTTAGCGCCAAAGACATTGAATTGCTAGCTATTACAGCTCGCTGGAGTCTGAGCGAATTTGAGCGGAACCGTTTTTTAAAACAAGAGTACAGCCGCTCGAGCCAAAAAATTCCCCTGTCATCCACTCTCAGTCAGTACCAAGACGAGTGGGAATGTGAATCAACAACGGATAGACAAGATATTTCCCAGAATTTTTCTGCTGGCCTTAACTCTGGTAACTCGCTTAAACTCCAATTGCTCGCTCAGTTGACTCAGGAACTGCGAACACCCTTAACGTCTGTGATGGGGATGGCTAGCGTACTGACACGCCAGGTTTATGGCCCTCTGACCACAAAACAGAAAGAATACTTGGAAATTATTCATCTTAGTGGTCAACAGTTAATATCGCTGGTTGATGAAATTGTTGACCTCAAGATTTTGGATGACGGCAGCGAACAACTCCAGCTGACATCCGTCGATATCGAAATGCTCTGTCAACAAGCCATCAATAGCCTGTTAGAAATCGCCCAGCGTCAGCAACTCCAAATCCGTTTATCTGTCGAGCCTGGGAATCGCATTGGGTTGCTCGATAAGGAGAAGGTTAGGCAAATCCTCTATTACCTGATCTATAGTGTGATTCAGTCTGCTGAGGCGGAGGGCGAGGTTCGCCTTCATGCTTCTCGCAAAACAGACAAAATCAATATGGCGATTTGGGTTTCTCACCCTTGGTTAGGGGAGGGGTTACCTCAGTTCGGTGAGGGAATTGGCGCATCGTATTTACCTTCATCGGCAATTGCGGCGGTTTCTAATGCTCTAGAAACTTCACCGGGCCATAGTGAGATGGAAAGCAGCGAACTGATTGCAACGTGTTACGAATCACCTGCTGCTCCGGTTGTTTCGAGAGCTTCGCTCCCGGTACCCTTGAGTTTGAACGGTGAACCCAACCAGACTCCTGATCAGGCTGAGTCCCGTGAAAGCCTAGGGCTATTACTCAGTTGCCATTTGGCAAAACTTCATGGAGGAGAAATTTCCGTTCAAGGCTCCACAGAAGCCGGGTATCGCTATGTTGTGACGCTGCCTCTATTTGAGTCCGTGAAGGAAAGGTTGTAGTCTAGAGTCCGGAATCCAGATGCAGCCTTAAGAATTAAACATCAAAGAATCGTGATTTTTGGTTCTTATATTTTGCATTTTTCAGGCTTCTAGTCTCTCGCTCTTACTCCCTATTTATGAATTCAGTTTGGCAACAGCTTACTCTGTCAAATTTACAGCTATATCAGTGGCGAGGCGCTAGCTATTTGTATCGGCTGGTGGGATTGCTACAATCTTGGCGTCGGGGCAGCTACGTGATGCAGTGGGCTGAGCCGATAGGGGCGCTGTTGGTGGCTGTAGTGCTTGTTCTAGCTCCCTTTGTCGGGAGAACCAACAATGCACTGATTGCTATTTTGTTAATAGCGACTGCGGCTTTTTGGGTGTTGCTCACCCTATCGGATGAGGCAGAACCGCGACAAGGGTTTCACCGGAAGGTGACGCCAATTCATCTGTTGGTGTTGTTGTATTGGGGCATTTCTGTGGTAGCGTGTGCCCTCTCCCCCGTGAAACAGGCAGCGGCTACGGGCTTGGGAAAGCTAACGCTTTATTTGCTGCTATTTGCCTTGATGGCGCGGGTATTGCGCTCGCCCCGGATTCGTTCTTGGATTATTGCCCTTTTCCTGCATGTATCACTGATTATTAGTGTTTACGGGCTACGGCAGTGGTTTTTTGGGGCAAAAGCCCTGGCGACTTGGGTCGATCCCACCTCAACTGCGGCAAAACTAACGCGGGTCTATAGTTATTTAGGTAATCCCAATTTACTGGCTGGGTATCTGATTCCGGCGGTGGCGTTGAGTTTAGCTGCGATCTTTGTTTGGCAGCGGTTACTGACCAAAGCATTGGCAGCGACCATGTTTATCGTGAATTCCTCCTGCCTAGTGCTAACATTCAGTCGCGGTGGCTGGATTGGCTTTGTGGTCTGTCTTTTTGCCTTCTTAGTGCTGTTGGTGTATTGGTACAGCGTCCAACTACCACCTGAGTGGCGTCCTTGGGCAATGCCAGTACTGGTGGGCGGTTCGGCTGGGGTTGTGCTTCTGGCTGTGCTGTTTGTGGGACCTGTGCGCGATCGCGTTGCTAGTATGTTTGTCGGTCGGCAAGATAGTAGTAACAACTTCCGGATTAATGTCTGGTCGGCCGTTTTAGAGATGATTCGCGATCGCCCCATTATCGGCATTGGCCCAGGCAACACGGCGTTCAACAAAGTCTATCCCCTCTACATGCGTGCTCGCTACAGTGCCTTGAGTGCCTATTCCATTCTTCTGGAAGTGGCTGTTGAAACGGGATTGATTGGATTATCCTGTTTCATCTGGTTACTGATGGT is a window encoding:
- a CDS encoding response regulator transcription factor, translating into MKKILIVDDDRTMRTVLTRYLENRGYQVEQVSSGADALVAFAKNPPDLVVSDVMMPEMDGLEFCRRLRATPSGQLMPFIFLSGKGELEDRIYGHEIGADDYLTKPVDPRELVAKIEAQLERTRRIHSEIIRLMQLSMGSRPTSSFNPSSLVETTEISETIPEEVSTPSPLPLTPAEERVFWEVIQGLTNKQISDRLFISPRTVQTHLSSILNKLGLENRAQLIRFAYEQGYQAPNEDKDSEQEG
- a CDS encoding GUN4 domain-containing protein, which gives rise to MTDQTTASVTEDSDRPLGGAVGNRMAELMHQLRTSSEKKQLQLIAELASLGETGLEVLMEFLTEQQSTPATLAIGLAYQTLYQVNTPDVKAFVQSHFPTGVVPLNSEVGIDYLPLQQQLVLADFLAADRLTLEKLCELAGPAASARKWLYFSEVENFPITDLQTLNNLWYIHSQGKFGFTVQRELWLSMGKNWEKLWPKIGWKTANNWTRYPNEFTWDLSAPRGHLPLSNQLRGVRVIASLLSHPAWTATNQGVG
- a CDS encoding GAF domain-containing sensor histidine kinase, encoding MTNPETRIFCRLDGLTPAVREQKRLTALRELGLLETETVTVFEEAAQTAARLVDAPIGILGVMAQNHLHIKAAVGLSRVGLMNQLAQSRLLPRTESFCSYVVDSHQVLAIHDTATHPVFASSLLVGHYGIRAYLGAPLLTADGLCLGTLAVMDWEPRCFSAKDIELLAITARWSLSEFERNRFLKQEYSRSSQKIPLSSTLSQYQDEWECESTTDRQDISQNFSAGLNSGNSLKLQLLAQLTQELRTPLTSVMGMASVLTRQVYGPLTTKQKEYLEIIHLSGQQLISLVDEIVDLKILDDGSEQLQLTSVDIEMLCQQAINSLLEIAQRQQLQIRLSVEPGNRIGLLDKEKVRQILYYLIYSVIQSAEAEGEVRLHASRKTDKINMAIWVSHPWLGEGLPQFGEGIGASYLPSSAIAAVSNALETSPGHSEMESSELIATCYESPAAPVVSRASLPVPLSLNGEPNQTPDQAESRESLGLLLSCHLAKLHGGEISVQGSTEAGYRYVVTLPLFESVKERL
- a CDS encoding IctB family putative bicarbonate transporter; translation: MNSVWQQLTLSNLQLYQWRGASYLYRLVGLLQSWRRGSYVMQWAEPIGALLVAVVLVLAPFVGRTNNALIAILLIATAAFWVLLTLSDEAEPRQGFHRKVTPIHLLVLLYWGISVVACALSPVKQAAATGLGKLTLYLLLFALMARVLRSPRIRSWIIALFLHVSLIISVYGLRQWFFGAKALATWVDPTSTAAKLTRVYSYLGNPNLLAGYLIPAVALSLAAIFVWQRLLTKALAATMFIVNSSCLVLTFSRGGWIGFVVCLFAFLVLLVYWYSVQLPPEWRPWAMPVLVGGSAGVVLLAVLFVGPVRDRVASMFVGRQDSSNNFRINVWSAVLEMIRDRPIIGIGPGNTAFNKVYPLYMRARYSALSAYSILLEVAVETGLIGLSCFIWLLMVTFNQGVQQMRRFRRLTNRNGFWLMGAIAAMFGMLSHNLFDTVWYRPEVNTLWWLMVALIASFYVPPVADTSTVEELEVEG